The following proteins are co-located in the Nocardia bhagyanarayanae genome:
- a CDS encoding cobyric acid synthase, which translates to MKGALLVAGTTSDAGKSVVVAGICRMLARKGVRVAPFKAQNMSNNSVVTLDGGEIGRAQALQAQACGLEPSVRFNPVLLKPGSDRRSQLVVRGKAVGTVGAADYFRHRQDLRAVVAAELDALRAEFDVVICEGAGSPAEINLRATDLANMGLAEAAGLPVLVVGDIDRGGVLAHLFGTLAVLEPEDQRLIAGFVINKFRGDVELLRPGLDRLTELTGRPTLGVVPFDEDLWIDAEDSLGTVADAPVGRPAAPAGTEWLTVAAVRLPRISNSTDVEALACEPGVAVRWVRDPSRLADADLVVLPGSKSTVSDLDWLRRSGIAAALLERAAAGRPILGICGGYQMLGRRIVDDVESAAGTVDGLGLLDLDVEFAEPKVLRCTEGRGSANSMTSTEGIPLHGYEIHHGRVTRSGDPAWLVAAGEPEGSVRGAIWGTHLHGLMESDDFRRAWLREVADRAGRTGFVAAEATSVAAVRTAQLDLLADLMENHLDTNLLEKLITSGAPAGMPTLRSGLVVPDVDSPR; encoded by the coding sequence TCCGACGCCGGGAAAAGCGTTGTGGTGGCGGGGATCTGCCGCATGCTGGCCAGGAAGGGCGTGCGGGTGGCGCCGTTCAAGGCGCAGAACATGTCCAACAACTCGGTCGTCACGCTGGACGGCGGCGAGATCGGACGCGCGCAGGCGTTGCAGGCGCAGGCCTGCGGCCTGGAGCCGAGCGTGCGGTTCAACCCCGTGCTGTTGAAACCGGGCAGTGATCGTCGCTCGCAGCTCGTGGTGCGCGGCAAGGCCGTCGGAACCGTCGGCGCGGCCGACTATTTCCGGCACCGGCAGGATTTGCGCGCGGTCGTCGCGGCCGAACTCGACGCACTGCGAGCCGAATTCGACGTGGTGATCTGCGAGGGCGCGGGATCGCCCGCCGAGATCAACCTGCGCGCCACCGATCTGGCGAACATGGGGCTGGCCGAGGCGGCGGGGCTGCCGGTGCTCGTCGTCGGCGACATCGATCGCGGCGGGGTGCTCGCGCACCTGTTCGGCACGCTGGCCGTCCTGGAACCCGAGGATCAGCGGCTCATCGCGGGTTTCGTGATCAACAAGTTTCGCGGTGACGTCGAGTTGCTGCGGCCGGGCTTGGATCGGCTCACCGAGCTGACCGGGCGGCCAACCCTCGGTGTCGTCCCGTTCGACGAAGATCTGTGGATCGACGCCGAGGACTCGCTCGGCACCGTCGCCGACGCACCGGTCGGTCGTCCGGCCGCACCCGCGGGAACGGAATGGCTGACGGTCGCCGCCGTCCGGCTGCCCCGCATCTCCAACTCCACCGACGTCGAGGCGCTGGCCTGCGAACCCGGCGTCGCGGTGCGCTGGGTGCGCGATCCCTCCCGACTGGCCGACGCCGACCTGGTGGTGTTGCCCGGCAGCAAGTCGACGGTGTCGGACCTGGACTGGTTGCGCCGCAGCGGGATCGCCGCAGCCCTGCTCGAGCGCGCCGCGGCCGGGCGGCCCATTCTCGGCATCTGCGGCGGTTACCAGATGCTCGGCCGCCGCATCGTCGACGACGTCGAATCGGCGGCGGGCACGGTCGACGGACTGGGCTTGCTGGACTTGGACGTCGAGTTCGCCGAGCCGAAGGTGCTGCGTTGCACCGAAGGTCGCGGCAGCGCGAACTCCATGACGTCCACCGAAGGTATTCCGTTGCACGGCTACGAGATCCACCACGGCCGCGTGACGCGCAGCGGCGATCCGGCGTGGCTCGTGGCCGCCGGGGAACCTGAGGGCAGTGTTCGTGGCGCGATCTGGGGAACGCATCTGCACGGGCTCATGGAATCCGACGACTTCCGCCGCGCTTGGCTGCGCGAGGTCGCCGACCGGGCGGGCCGCACGGGTTTCGTTGCCGCCGAAGCGACTTCGGTCGCCGCCGTGCGGACCGCCCAACTGGATCTGCTCGCGGATCTGATGGAGAACCATCTGGACACGAACCTGCTCGAGAAGCTGATCACCTCGGGCGCCCCAGCGGGCATGCCCACGCTTCGTTCGGGTCTCGTCGTGCCGGACGTGGATTCCCCGCGCTAG
- a CDS encoding LppP/LprE family lipoprotein, giving the protein MNHMVRMAALIAAAAALAAGCSSDDSGQSTPSTQRTTVGAASTPGGTTAPAAPSPQAPGGAATSEPGTNPPPAATQAPQQPDPSTPVVTTPAPTDDISGPGRCVDPASAGVRTALAGLGEGWVATQVSTDQPGSCGQLLWVRAVGGNSAGAPIHVMFFHDGKYLGTATSEPYAFTHVAGSNGNSVSVQYKWLVADEPFAAPQGGPVTITYTWTGSGVAMSDPLPKEVTQPHR; this is encoded by the coding sequence ATGAACCACATGGTTCGCATGGCCGCGCTGATAGCCGCCGCGGCCGCACTGGCCGCAGGCTGTAGCAGCGACGACTCGGGGCAATCCACGCCGAGTACACAGCGGACGACGGTGGGGGCCGCGTCCACGCCCGGCGGAACGACCGCGCCCGCGGCGCCGAGTCCGCAGGCGCCCGGCGGAGCGGCCACGTCCGAGCCAGGGACGAACCCACCACCCGCCGCGACACAAGCGCCGCAGCAGCCCGACCCGTCCACCCCTGTCGTCACCACGCCCGCGCCGACCGACGACATCAGCGGCCCCGGACGCTGCGTCGACCCCGCCTCGGCGGGCGTGCGCACCGCGCTGGCCGGACTGGGCGAAGGCTGGGTTGCCACGCAGGTATCGACCGACCAGCCGGGTAGCTGCGGGCAGTTGCTGTGGGTGCGAGCCGTAGGCGGAAATTCGGCGGGCGCGCCGATCCACGTGATGTTCTTCCACGACGGAAAGTACTTGGGCACGGCGACTTCCGAGCCCTACGCGTTCACGCACGTGGCTGGCTCGAACGGCAACTCGGTCAGCGTCCAGTACAAGTGGCTGGTGGCCGACGAGCCGTTCGCCGCACCGCAGGGCGGTCCGGTCACGATCACCTACACGTGGACCGGTTCGGGTGTCGCCATGAGCGATCCCCTGCCGAAGGAGGTCACCCAGCCGCACCGGTAG
- a CDS encoding serine hydrolase, with protein MNVPAGLLVTVAADLESVTTTGPEDDPADAGVSRAAIDAVWESVRAWYRLGTTPAIQVCLRRDGKILLNRAIGHGWGNGPGDGPDVPRVLATPDLPFCGFSTAKGVSAALMAMLAEQGAFALNDPVCEYIPEFAANGKERITIGDVLSHSAGVPFVTAPYRGYQLVVDEELAVRALADLRPSWPPGRFRVYHALTSGLIQRLLVQRATGKRMREHLHEQVLAPLGFRWTNFGVRPEEVDQVVPSVPVGPGPSRVWKFLARKALGGGMGGAVNDEATRAFLTAELPSGNLVTTAYELSRFYEILARGGELDGVRIMRPETLRAAVRPASRIPGAAGRVSVAGYELGGSRSKFGRHTETHFGRSGLTTQYGWADPARGLSGAILTSGKATGDTNRPWQLVAQISAAVPRHEP; from the coding sequence GTGAATGTGCCTGCTGGCTTGTTGGTGACGGTCGCCGCGGATCTGGAGTCGGTGACGACGACCGGCCCGGAAGACGATCCGGCCGATGCCGGGGTGAGCCGCGCCGCGATCGATGCCGTGTGGGAGTCGGTGCGCGCGTGGTACCGGTTGGGGACCACACCGGCGATTCAGGTGTGCCTGCGGCGCGACGGGAAGATCCTGCTGAACCGGGCGATCGGGCACGGGTGGGGCAACGGTCCGGGGGATGGGCCGGACGTGCCGCGGGTGCTCGCGACGCCGGATCTGCCGTTCTGCGGTTTCTCCACCGCCAAGGGCGTCTCGGCGGCGCTGATGGCGATGCTGGCCGAGCAGGGCGCGTTCGCGCTGAACGACCCGGTGTGCGAATACATTCCGGAATTCGCCGCCAACGGCAAGGAGCGCATCACGATCGGCGACGTGCTGTCGCATTCGGCGGGCGTGCCGTTCGTGACCGCGCCGTACCGGGGCTACCAACTGGTGGTCGACGAGGAGCTGGCGGTGCGGGCGCTCGCCGATCTCCGGCCCAGCTGGCCGCCTGGTCGTTTCCGCGTCTACCACGCGCTTACCAGCGGTTTGATCCAGCGGCTTCTGGTCCAGCGGGCAACGGGAAAGCGGATGCGGGAACACTTGCACGAGCAGGTGCTCGCACCGCTCGGCTTCCGCTGGACCAACTTCGGCGTGCGGCCCGAGGAGGTCGACCAGGTGGTGCCGAGCGTGCCGGTCGGTCCCGGTCCGTCGCGGGTGTGGAAGTTCTTGGCGCGCAAGGCGCTCGGCGGCGGCATGGGCGGTGCCGTGAACGACGAGGCGACCCGCGCTTTCCTCACCGCGGAACTGCCGTCCGGCAATCTGGTCACCACCGCCTACGAACTGTCCCGCTTCTACGAAATCCTCGCGCGCGGAGGAGAACTGGACGGTGTCCGGATCATGCGACCGGAGACCCTGCGTGCGGCGGTGCGCCCGGCGAGCCGGATACCGGGGGCGGCGGGCCGGGTCAGCGTAGCGGGCTACGAGCTCGGCGGCAGCCGTTCGAAGTTCGGCCGCCACACCGAAACCCATTTCGGCCGCAGCGGACTCACCACGCAGTACGGCTGGGCCGACCCCGCCCGCGGCCTCTCCGGCGCCATCCTCACCAGCGGCAAGGCGACCGGCGACACCAACCGCCCCTGGCAACTGGTCGCCCAGATCTCGGCGGCGGTCCCTCGCCACGAGCCCTGA